One Rosa chinensis cultivar Old Blush chromosome 3, RchiOBHm-V2, whole genome shotgun sequence DNA window includes the following coding sequences:
- the LOC112193864 gene encoding uncharacterized protein LOC112193864 codes for MAQGQELNVCSSSASPSSEDSNPCPICLAPIFRLSYLDKCFHKFCYKCILQWTRVVASKQSDPSSSVKCPLCKTDNFSIIHGYDGCSFQKHYINQDSGNCFVLSSAHKYRLQCYYTEPGFLDDIFDASRYWKSFKYLQPNCWLQNWLRREIQALMQEEDVDIIMHHIFGVIKSLMSHKQKCQTITYEVKQREFQEAISDAARPFLAARTDRFVNEVELFLASGLNIEAYDAVCIQRLGWSARGVTTEATAEGEIAEHRPVIPYLHSFDDFDSSD; via the exons ATGGCGCAGGGGCAAGAGTTGAATGTGTGCAGCTCTTCTGCTTCTCCATCATCAGAGGATTCGAATCCTTGTCCCATCTGCCTCGCACCCATCTTTCGACTTTCTTATCTTGACAAATGTTTCC ATAAATTCTGTTACAAATGCATATTACAATGGACCAGAGTTGTTGCTAGCAAACAGTCTGACCCGTCTTCCTCCGTAAAATGTCCTTTGTGCAAG ACAGATAATTTTTCGATTATACATGGATATGATGGATGTTCGTTTCAAAAGCACTACATCAACCAGGATTCAGGGAATTG CTTTGTCTTATCAAGTGCTCACAAGTATAGGTTACAGTGCTATTATACTGAACCAG GTTTCTTAGATGACATTTTTGATGCATCACGGTATTGGAAGTCCTTTAAGTATCTTCAGCCAAACTGCTGGCTTCAAAATTGGTTGAGAAGGGAAATCCAAGCTCTTATGCAG GAAGAAGATGTTGACATCATCATGCACCACATATTTGGCGTTATTAAATCTCTCATGAG TCATAAGCAAAAATGTCAGACGATAACATATGAAGTAAAACAAAGAGAATTTCAAGAGGCAATCTCCGATGCAGCAAGGCCTTTCCTAGCCGCAAGAACTGACCGATTTGTGAATGAGGTGGAACTATTTCTTGCTTCAGGTTTAAACATTGAAGCATATGATGCTGTGTGCATTCAGCGTTTAGGTTGGAGTGCTCGCGGAGTAACTACTGAGGCCACTGCAGAAGGAGAAATTGCCGAGCACAGACCTGTTATCCCTTACTTGCATAGTTTTGATGACTTTGACAGCAGTGATTGA